Part of the Henckelia pumila isolate YLH828 chromosome 2, ASM3356847v2, whole genome shotgun sequence genome is shown below.
GAATTGCAGTGCGGTTCGTGAATTGCGCCACTCTATTGACCAACGGTGCTTGTGTGAACAACAAGAAATACTTGTACTGTAGCCCAGGTTtcctgttttattttatttttttcttttatttttattataaagagAATAATTTGTGAGATTAAAGCCTGAGTACACGTGATCAAAGGTAAATAACTCGAATATATTCCACTTTCACCCGaccatatttattttattatttttcgtGTTTGATTTGGAAGAAATTAAATTGTAGTGATCATTGTTTTATCCTTTTTTAGAAAATCATGAGTTATGGGGTTAGGGTCTTAGGGATTGCCCATTAGGGCGGTGGGATAGACTTCAAATTGATTTTATCTTTCTCCAAATTAAAATCgaattgattgaaatttttttaataaaaaatgaataaaattaggTATAAGGCCATAAATAATTCCAAAGAAAAGTTTAAGAAAATTTAAAGATAACAAATAAAATAGTAAACCGATTGTTTTTTGAAGTCTTTTTCCAAAACAAGGGCCTAAATCTAGTTACCCAAACTTTCCTACATCCGTGACTTCGATTTTGATATCCATGATCGAAATGCTTTCTATATGATGATGATCATCGCATTCCAGTCTTCTTCTATCTTTGGTCATTCATCCATCTGATATGTATCTTCTATCTTCCTATGCTATAGATAAAATAAGTAAATGATGGGTAATAAATATGATAAAATAGGGATGAATGAATATATAGAGATTAATAATATTGTTTGAtatagttttaagttgtatgatattgtttatgactattttataatatcttAAATACTTTTGCAAAATCAAAACTAATCGTGATCGTCAACTAACATAATTGAAGTTTCATCATGTCATGTTCATTATATGAGTGTAAAAGAGTTGTTTAATACAACCCACATATAGCATCATTATGCCCCAATAGATAAAAATAGGAAGACCACAAATTAGACAAAGAACATAAAATTGCTCAAACTCAATTCATCTTTGAATCAAGAATTGGACAAATTTTGTTTATTATCGACTGAAAGTTATCGCGACGATTTTAGTAGTCAATAAAAGAGGTTGCATGTAAAGTATTAATCAGAGTGGTATTGATCAGAGTGTTTCGAACATCATGAAGTTCGGCACAGTGAACCATATATATAAACGACGTtgatattttataaattatatcaatTCAAGACGGGAGAGAGAATGAATCAACAATTACGTATTTTGTTtcgattatataattttattttttttacatggattaaaaaaaattattggtaaaacaaattttatataaaacttcttattttatctttatttaatgTAAATTATTGCATAATTTTTAAGGTTtagttaatataaatatattagtaaaaaaaaatattatttatggtatatgactatatatttaagacaaaaaaatatgtaatatataattgagacggtggaaatatattttttgatatttttataaattgtcTCAATTCAAGACGGAAGAGAGAATGAATTAACAACtatgtttaataaaaaaaatatattaacatttttttagaagaattaattattttaaaaaaaaaatcaacataCCAAAATATTTCTCTCCGactatatttttatttgataaaagatTACATTATGTTTACcgattatttaaaaaatgaaaatgttGATCGATTAATTGACAACGCACTCTCTTTCTACCTATCTGTCTTCCTTTTTCCTCCTTTTGTTGCAACGCAATCATTCACATACAGGACAAACTACAAGTGTCCCCACTTCACTCACTCACCTCTCCATGGTTTCCCACACACACTTCGTCTTCTTCAAGCCTCCAGCTCCAGCTGTATTTTTATCCAGCACTATTTAGCCCAGACCCGTTCCTCCCTACGAATTACACCAACATAATGGCCAAAAGATTTGATCTTTACGTGTTTTGGATTCTGGCTTTCATTCTGCTTGCGTGTTCTTGCCATGTTTCTGTCGCTGTTACGGGGACGAGAACTTACATTATCCACATGGCGAAATCCAGAATGCCTGCCGTTTTTGAGGACCATTCTCGTTGGTACGACTCGTCTCTGAAATCGGTGTCGGGCTCGGCGGAGATTCTGTATACGTACGATAATGCGATTCACGGATTCTCGGCCCGGATGACGCCGGAGGAGGCTGAGTCGCTGGAGAATCGGCCTGGGATTGTCTCTGTTATGCCGGAACTGAGGTATGAGCTTCACACGACTCGGACGCCGTCGTTTTTAGGATTGGATCAGAATTCTGCTATGTTCCCGGAATCGGAGTCTGCTAGTGATGTTGTTGTCGGTGTTTTGGACACTGGTGTGTGGCCCGAAAGCCCGAGCTATGTTGACACTGGCCTCGGGCCGGTTCCGAGTTTCTGGAAGGGGGAATGTGAAGTTGGAACGAATTTCACTAAATCCAACTGTAATAGGAAGTTGGTTGGAGCCAGGTTTTTCTCTAAAGGTTACGAGGCAACTCTAGGCCCGATTGATCAGTCCAAGGAATCAAAATCTCCGCGTGATGATGATGGCCATGGCACGCACACCTCTTCCACCGCAGCTGGATCGGTTGTCACCGGCGCTAGCTTGTTTGGGTACGCAGCCGGGACTGCGCGTGGGATGGCACCTCGTGCTCGGGTTGCTGTGTACAAAGTCTGCTGGGTCGGCGGATGTTTTAGTTCCGACATTTTGGCGGCAATCGAGAAGGCCATAGACGACAATGTTAATGTTCTGTCGATGTCTCTCGGCGGCGGCGTCTCCGATTACTTCAGGGATAGCGTTGCGTCGGGGACCTTTTCCGCCATGGAGAAGGGTATTTTGATTTCTTGCTCCGCTGGTAACGCCGGCCCGGGTCCCTACAGTTTGTCCAATGTAGCACCCTGGATAACCACCGTCGGTGCCGGCACTCTTGATCGTGACTTTCCGGCATATGTCAGCCTCGGAAATGGGAAAAACTACTCCGGCGTTTCGCTTTACAAAGGCGACCCATTGCCTGGAAAAATGCTTCCTTTGATTTACGCCGGAAACGCAACCAATGCCACCAATGGTAATCTCTGCATGACGGGTACACTTATTCCTGAAAAAGTCGCCGGAAAAATCGTGCTCTGCGACCGTGGGGTGAACCCAAGAGTTCAAAAGGGCTCCGTCGTCAAAT
Proteins encoded:
- the LOC140879840 gene encoding subtilisin-like protease SBT1.7 — encoded protein: MAKRFDLYVFWILAFILLACSCHVSVAVTGTRTYIIHMAKSRMPAVFEDHSRWYDSSLKSVSGSAEILYTYDNAIHGFSARMTPEEAESLENRPGIVSVMPELRYELHTTRTPSFLGLDQNSAMFPESESASDVVVGVLDTGVWPESPSYVDTGLGPVPSFWKGECEVGTNFTKSNCNRKLVGARFFSKGYEATLGPIDQSKESKSPRDDDGHGTHTSSTAAGSVVTGASLFGYAAGTARGMAPRARVAVYKVCWVGGCFSSDILAAIEKAIDDNVNVLSMSLGGGVSDYFRDSVASGTFSAMEKGILISCSAGNAGPGPYSLSNVAPWITTVGAGTLDRDFPAYVSLGNGKNYSGVSLYKGDPLPGKMLPLIYAGNATNATNGNLCMTGTLIPEKVAGKIVLCDRGVNPRVQKGSVVKSAGGAGMVLTNTVANGEELVADAHLLPATAVGQTTGETIKSYIFSDSNPTATIFFEGTKVGIQPSPVVAAFSSRGPNPITAHILKPDMIAPGVNILAGWSGAVGPTGLAEDSRRVEFNIISGTSMSCPHVSGLAALLKGAHPDWSPAAIRSALMTTAKVVDKNGKLIEDVSTGKPSTAFDHGAGHVDPVSALNPGLVYDLDVDDYLNFLCALNYTADEINGLAKKNFTCDSSKSYSVNDFNYPSFAVSLGDATTLGSEVGNSSKTVKHTRTLTNVGSPGTYKVSISSSDAFKVSVDPDALTFSQSNEKKSYTATFTAVLQEPADAEEFGRIEWSDGKHVVGSPIAVSWT